In Papaver somniferum cultivar HN1 chromosome 9, ASM357369v1, whole genome shotgun sequence, the genomic stretch ctctgcgagttggtcgtatgagtggatggagtttggtggcagattatcaaaccatgataacgccgatcccttcaagcttgacgggaagtatctacagagtacggcgtcgttctgaccccatctagctaagacacggttgtagtaccgaacatgtgcagcagggtcgctggatccatcatagcattcgaacgtcgggacagggcatttcagtggaataggggtgttggccaagcgatgcgttagggcgtggagttagcttctctcatgacctcttctaaccttcccccaccttgtttattttttaattgcctgatctctgccatcatctcatctcgtagttcctccattgcgcgttggtgctctaaattcttcagctcattcgtctgactctccatcgtaatccgggtcggatacgctacgtctccttgtcgcgtcttcattagccgctaggacgactctacagtcttggtttggctctggtgctttggagcttgcttcatcaagttgttggctggtcttgtgcttagagcaatccgctcctttaaatcttgattttctctggccaacagagctacagcttctgcgtaaacctgctggttcttcctcagttcctcaagctcagccattagtcggtgtgattggttggacccctgattgggagtcccagcgcgtgccgctacagccgtggtgccgccctcctccatggtctgtactaaaggtggcaggggttcagcttcggttgctggtgtttccaaattggagtgagcgcccctctgcggtgccagagccgccggtatggtttgattctgattatttgttagcggcattccaaaggttagaagttgcgcgggttggaatgttctggattcatccaccctttctcttggtggattaagttgactcatggcgaaggtattacTAGCCttcgcagccttcgggactaccgcagcctccccgtactttatcgttgctgctctgagagccgccgctgcaactgaattagcgttcatgggtgaagtgatttctgcagtatcttgccttcgattggtcattttagctttatcttctttctgcttgcttcgggtgatgatcggggttgtcctgggtgtttcttttgacaaagctttggattttcctgcttcctgcgtttttccatcacgtgcctttTTGTTGATAATGAGATCTCGCGTAatcttgccttctttactcacaacacgttctttctgcacaagtTATTTTaaacaacagaaacgggaatatccacgtgaagcgggttagttggcgaaatacaatttttcaagaggaaATTAATACACGCCGGCTATAAAATAcgggttagagttttattaaaggtgattcttagtataaaaactacgaaaattgtaaatccaacggattagaacaataacccgcttaaaacaataactcttataatactgttaacgaatgatctatacggtccgagctgataaagtcagagcaatcatatgccaaattgaaatgaaatcacaggacaagataaatcttttaccgggacgaagtccctgtttctagcgccaaattgtgagcacacaaaccacaagggggtccgaacgctcacaatcaatcattatcatttaaagagattatgatgatggtgccctggtgttgattcattggctcaaaaccttcgggtttatcatggcctcatccgacaactccatgcgtggcgtttgtgcatgagATATAAGTATCAAGGCGGACAAAACATTATTTAAAAATgcacggagctaaatgaatgtaaagtgctgaaatgtaaataagaccaaggtttacgtggttcagcactaaggcctacgtccacggggtttgttgttttactatgttcttcatgATTACACGAAcagttgaatgacttttggggtttacatgtttctctcctctaagggattaacttacccgtactatttctctctctctctcctttccttcctGATGTTTTCGATCCTCCTTTCTCTTGGTGGagatggggtatttataaggttaaaATGTGGGACCCATCCCtgaggaccgttggaaccttatcttctcgagttcttgcgtccatcacgcggaagtctgcgtttgccccttgattccgcagaggcatcctcgatcgttccacaggttggtcgacacgtacactgctcagagtgtttaatgcgggtagttgaggggtctgctcgtgtcagacaagtgtcttctgcccctgtcagtccgtgtcagctaactctctctccaccgttgatcttagcttctcttttggggatgagataaagtaactcctcggggtttatttggtgtttcgcagcgcatcatgttttgatgtcttggcctgcatgctttccacgtatcttcttACATACACgcgtctgatagtgagatatatgtgtatacACCTAAGAATAGGAATCCCCGAAAATGAAAAAGATGAGGGGGAAATGGTGTACCCGCTTCATTGATTCTAAAAGTTAAATTGTACATTACCTAATCCAACTAGTAACACATAATTAGTTTAGCTAATTAAATTCATTAACACAAATTAACGGAGGACAGTTTATCCATTATAAAAATAGTAGGATTGAGCCTTTCATAATGGTTTTTTCGAGtttgtttgttttatgtttcACTTAGTCAATTAAACTCAGTCATTTGTGTCAATTAGGGGCGCAAATCAGCAACATGATATGTATTAAACGGGTTGATCAAAGTTTTATTTATGCAAACCACGTTTAAACTAGATAATATTTAAGCATCATTAGTACAGACAGCTTGTGCACATAAATAGGCCTCCTTAGCAAATTAAGCATTGTTGGCAAGGTGGCCAGCAATGGCTCTGTACAGAGAAGTTGCCAACTCCATATACTCATGTGGAGGAGGGacatcttcattttttttctcataCTCTACGGACAACTTCAACAAGCTGCTTTGCTCACGTCGTTGTGTAACTACTGGAGTTACGGTCAATGTGTATTCAAACTTTGGATACATACACAAGAGGTCTCCGTCGATGATACGGATACTAAGAGTCCTGGTTTCATCGTCCGTCGCTACAATCTTATCCTTCAGCGTTACCTCATGCGAAGCTCCTGCACAACAACATACGTGTACATAACAAAATGTATAAATTAATTATGAGATGAAAATCACAAACGCGCTCAATATAAGGTTTTCTTAAATGCAGTGCAGTGGCGAATCTGCGAGGGGGGTCGTAGATATCTAGACATGCAGTCTAAATATTTCGGTGTTACCTGCAGCAATTTTCATCACTCTTATGGTGCCCACATTCTTTCCATCTCCAGCAAGAATTTGGAAACTCTTGATGATATGAGGACAAACCTGTGGGAACTTGGTCACTTCATTTAACTATAAAATTGGCCTGCTGAGCAGTTTTTCAACTCGTTTTGAACATGTAACTTAAGAATTTGAGCCATTAGTATGCAATAATATTATATGATAGGAAATGAATAACTAGCTTTCAAGTGAGTGATATCAGAGATTTAACGAGGGTATATGTAGGAAAATTTGTCGAATTCGAATATTATTGATAATAATTGTTTGATGCCAAGCGATGGAAATTAGTAACAGCATCAGGTTTAAATCATTAAAGGGACACTTTAATAAAGGTAATTGTGTTCGATTCCCACTTAAGAGAAATACCCTCTCCATGATCTCAATTTTGTTCCTTTAGTACAATGACCTTTCATTGCTGAGAGTAGTCAAGAATCCACTGTACTGATCATCAGAAACAACCTTAGATCAATTCTCTTATCTAGTCAACAAAGGGCAAATGTTTTGTTCCGACTTCCGAGGAACACACATCAACCAAAAAAAAGCAAAAAGAGTAATATATAGTAATAATCATTAATGGAACCAAGACGTCTGTTTGGTGGGGTCAAATACTGATTTAGCTCTATGAGAAATAAAAACATACCATCGTGTTAGTCTTCACAAGAAACTTAAATTTCTGAAAATAAACCAAGCTATTTGGCAGTAAGATGGAAAAACAAGTGGGTCTAGGGATAGGGAGTCCCAGTCTGCCTCCGTCGCTGGTAATAATTATTATTAACGCGTTATCAGAGCATATGCAGGATTCAGTTTTTGATCATCAACCTCAGATCAGTAGAATGATATAAGAAACAAAGAGCAAACGTTTTGTTTCCAGGAACACATCAACCGAGAAAAGACTAAAAAGAGTAATAATATGATACTAATTATTATTAGCACCTTATCAGAGTGTAAGATTTATCAGAAACAACCATAGATCAACCCTAggaaaaaactaaaaagaataaTACAATAATTATTATTATCAGCACGTAGGATTCATTTTAAAATTTGAAGCCTCCATCTGATAACATGTATAAATAACTAGCATATTAGACACGATGCTATACTCTAATTTTCACCTTATTAGTAAGATGAAGTATTATAGTTTAGACGATGTGGGATAACTAAATTAGTTAAGCCAAATTCCAAACAAACCATATCTCCCCCAGGAAATAAAGAAATTAATAAAGGCCAGAGTAAAAATTTGGTTTGACTAGCTTTACGGCTTGGCAGCTCCAAAACTCCCGGACCCTCTTGACTTGAAGTAGAGATCGatctatttttgtatttcacCATCTTATTTGTCATGTTCTTCCTTCGGCAAAGTTTATTTTCCACAGAAATATTATCGTAGCTTCCCGCAAGATCCACAAGAGAATCAACAGCTTTGACGATCATCTGTTCTCCGTCTCCTTTAAAAGAATTCACTTCCTCCAGATCATTTGTTCTCCGTCTCGTAGCTGCAAAGCAAGATCATCTATTCTCCGTCTCCAGATTTTGTCATTGTCTTTCCGATCTTGAGGAAGCCTCTATAAATTAAAGTCTCACGAAGACCCTCTTTCCCAGAAACTTTAACATTGAAGATAATAGCTAAATTATCAAAATGAGAAAAAATTGAACATAATAGCTAGAGTCTGTTTTTCCATAACTAGCTAGATTCAAGTGAAAATTAGTAAAAATGGAAAAAACTGAACATGAAAATTAGCACTTGCTAAGAGATCTTTTTTAATGATAAAGTGGTTTTTTTCATATCCAACACCAAATTGAGCCAGCATAAATCATACTTATTTCCCTTCTGAGTGCCACCGTGACTCATCCAACATCTCCAGCAACTGCACATTAATTTTGGTTCATATAAGTAACCCAGAAACAGATGAAAAAATAAACTCAGATTAAAAAATTATTCAACAAAGCAAAACTCTGATATTGAAATTCTAACAGAATGACTATGAACAGAGCTTTTGATTGCTTTTACATTATGATTCGGGTGTTTTTTCAGATTCAGATCGGTCCCCAGCTATCCATCATCAGACCACCAATGTCATGGAGGTGTCGGACACACTATTTTGGTGTGCCGGTTGCATCCTGTCCATGCCGTGCCATTTGGTGATCCTACATTTCATCTCTATGTGGATTCTAAAAGAAATTACATGACAGCAATATCATtccaaaagaatgattttttagggagcatgatttttttgaggggaccatgattttattaggccacctttcttatagtgataaggggtgtcctaaaacgttgaaatgactaacctgtccttaacctaatttaatttaaaaccaacctaataaccacctatatatatataaccaccacctcctcccaccaccaccgcccaccacctccgattatcaccaccaccaaccaccgattaccaccaccaccgcccaccaccgccgattaccaccaccaccacctccgtttatcaccaccaccaaccaccgattaccaccaccacctcctcccaccgccACCACGACCGCctgtttaagaaatgtaacaacatcaatgcaatcacaattaagttcggttacataataattttatcgagtataaaataCGCCAGCTGCAACCttattctgccatgggaccattccggaggtattttccaacaaacccttcgctttaatttgattttgattgcttcaatggaatagaaatcatcaaaatagggttttaataggagttacatagccatgttcggttaggccgattttccaaaaaaccctagtttactaaccgaacttcttgaaaatgaagaacaggaAGAACAATAAGAAcaattcggttctattggatttaaaactaagtcaccgaactctctgttcggttgtttcacaAAAAGAATTTAagattacaaagtaaccgaactccacccttagaaccgaaaaaaaaaacaaatccagtctaaccgaactattttgttgtggccactatgttgagttccaaaataaccgaacttagtcaatagagttcggtttgttcgcataaaattttaaaactacaaagtaaccgaacttagccagtagaagctggaacttcacattttttttgtttgttaagttcggtaacttcacaattttatcacagaaaccgaactcaaagttcggttggttagctgttaggttcaagtttgcgaaagaaccgaactttgtaaaattatatactcttatattacataaagttcggttagatcaaaagtgcatccagtttgcgaaccaaccgaactttgtacaccaaagttcggttagttgagaactaACTGAACATAACGCTGTAtctcctagaaattattagagagttcggtaaccagCGTGTTTGgaataagtaaccgaactacactttcagatgagtcggttacttgttcatctcacggggcaaccgaactacagctttcGATGAGtttggttacttgttcttcatataaagtaaccgaactacaatttcagatgagttcggttaattgttcttcatataaagtaactgaactgttcaaaatccagttcaaaaccGGATCATTtttaagattaacaaatattctaggagaagatggagatgaagaatcagatgagttttcatcatttgaatactcaaacttagtgaattggaaaaaaaaatattttccatgtttttctccttcatcttctctaactctactctctcaataattctactcaactaataataaatccatgttttaatttaatctcactaattgtttttaactaaatcattcactaatcataacctaaaattaattaagagggtaga encodes the following:
- the LOC113314360 gene encoding MLP-like protein 43 yields the protein MKIAAGASHEVTLKDKIVATDDETRTLSIRIIDGDLLCMYPKFEYTLTVTPVVTQRREQSSLLKLSVEYEKKNEDVPPPHEYMELATSLYRAIAGHLANNA